A portion of the Raphanus sativus cultivar WK10039 unplaced genomic scaffold, ASM80110v3 Scaffold0474, whole genome shotgun sequence genome contains these proteins:
- the LOC108833811 gene encoding CRIB domain-containing protein RIC5-like, with the protein MQIGKPTDVKHVAHIGWEGPSATTPSWMHDYKSPAAEEKGSSNKKPREKQKKKGRRKASTGTNNSPAESPSRVGGSTRPSRRSTGKQREQSTGSGSESGSGLDLAQQNDQPVGQKQSRQKKSKGTTGGGGGSSVGPAKTKETDISVRATIPCVGGLGSSTGR; encoded by the exons ATGCAGATTGGAAAACCGACCGATGTGAAACATGTTGCTCATATAGGATGGGAAGGGCCCTCTGCCACAACCCCAAGCTGG ATGCATGATTATAAGTCTCCAGCGGCTGAGGAAAAAGGAAGTTCCAACAAGAAACCCCgggagaagcaaaagaaaaagggGAGGCGTAAAGCATCCACAGGCACAAACAACTCACCTGCAGAGTCTCCATCAAGGGTAGGAGGTTCAACAAGGCCATCAAGACGAAGCACGGGTAAGCAGAGAGAGCAGAGCACCGGTTCAGGATCGGAGTCAGGTTCAGGGTTAGACTTAGCTCAACAGAATGATCAGCCTGTGGGACAGAAACAGTCGCGGCAGAAGAAGTCAAAAGGAACaacaggaggaggaggaggatcgtCTGTTGGGCCTGCAAAGACAAAAGAAACAGATATATCCGTGCGTGCAACTATTCCTTGTGTGGGAGGTCTTGGAAGTTCTACAGGAAGATAA